In Streptomyces sp. NBC_00683, the DNA window GCTGGCCGCCTGCCGTGGGGTCGACAGCTCACTGTTCTTCCACCCCGAAGGAGAACGCGGGGCGGCACGGAGCGCCCGCGAGACCTCGGCGAAGGAGGTCTGCATGCGCTGCCCGGTGCGCGCCGAGTGCGCGGCACACGCCCTGGCGGTACGGGAGCCCTACGGCGTATGGGGCGGCCTGACCGAGGACGAGCGCGAGGAGCTCATGGGCCGCGCCCGCAACCGTCTGATCTCGGCCCACTCGGTCGCCACCCAGGGCCCCGGGCACACCTGACCACCTCTACGGACCGGTCGGCGCAGAAACGTTTCTTCACATCTGGTGCACCCGCCTGACGCGGCGCACCGGGTGCCGCGCGCGCCGACCGCAGCTCAGGGGCGCCGACCCGCTCAGCGCGCGGCCGCCAGGGACAGCTGATCCAGGGTGGCCGCCACCGCCGGGACCCGGGCCAGGTCGGGCAGGGTCAGCGCGACGATCTCCCGCTCCACGGCGGGCTCCACCATGACGGTGCGGGCCCCCTTGGGGCGTACCGACTCGATCGCGAGCTCCGGCAGGACCGCGACACCCAGCCCCGCCCCGACCAGGCCGATCACCGCCGGGTAGTCGTCCGTCGCGAAATCGATCCGGGGGGTGAATCCGGACGCCTCGCAGACCTCCACCAGCTGACGCCGGCAGCGCGGGCAGCCCGCGATCCACGGCTCGTCGGCCAGCTCGCCGATGCCCACCGAATCGGCCCCCGCCAGCCGGTGCCCCTCGGGCACCAGGCCGATCAGCCGGTCCGCGAGCAGCGGGCGCACCACCAGGTCGTCCCACTCACCGCCGGGCACCCCGTAGCGGAACGCCAGCGCGATGTCGCAGTCCCCGTCGCGCAGCATCTCCACCGACCTCGGCGGCTCGGCCTCGACGAGCGAGACGCGGGTGCCGGGGTGCGCGGCGCGCAGGGCCGCGAGGGCGCCCGGTACGAGCGTGGAGCTCCCGCTCGGGAACGAGACGAGCCGGACCCGGCCGGCCCGCAGGCCGGCGATCGCGGCCACCTCCTCCTCCGCCGCGGTCAGGCCCGCGAGGATGCCGGACGCGTGGCGCACCAGCGCCTCGCCGGCCTGGGTGAGCCTCATCTCGCGCCCCGTACGGATCAGCAGCGGAGTGCCCGCCGAGGACTCCAGGGCCTTCATCTGCTGGCTGACGGCGGGCTGGGTGCAGCCCAGGTCGCGCGCGGCGGCGGAGAACGAACCGGTGGTGGCCACGGCGCGCAGGACACGGAGATGACGGGCTTCGATCACCCCTCAACCATAAGCGAGTCTTGAGGGATGAGCCGATTTATCATGAACATCTTTGAGGGTCGAGTGGTTAGCGTGTACGCATGAAGCTGCTGACTGTGAATCTGGGACGCCCCACGGCCTCCGAGCACACCCAGGGCCCCGACGGGCTCACGGGAATCGACAAGCGCCCGGCCGACGGCCCCGTACGGGTCTGCGACCCGGGCCCCAGGGGGACCGGCGGCAGTGGTCTGGCCGGTGACACGGTCTGCGATCTGCGGTTCCACGGCGGCTCCGACCAGGCGGTGTACGCCTTCGCCCGCGAGGAGCTGGACACCTGGGAGAAGGAGCTGGGCCGCACCCTGCCCAACGGCACGTTCGGCGAGAACCTGACGACCGTCGGCCTGCCGGTGAGCACCGCCAGGATCGGGGAGCGCTGGCGGGTCGGCGGCGAGCTGCTGCTGGAGGTGACCTCGGGCCGCATTCCGTGCCGTACGTTCGCGGGTCACCTGGGCGAGAAGGGCTGGATCGGCCGGTTCACGCGTGAGGCGGCCACCGGCGCGTACCTGCGTGTGATCGAACCGGGGACGATCCGTGCCGGGGACCCGGTCGCGATCGTGCACCGCCCGGACCACGAGGTCACCGCCGCCCTGCAGTTCCGGGCGGTCACGACCGAACGGGGGCTGCTGCCGCAGCTGTTGGCCGCCGGGGACGCACTGCACCCGGAGGCGCTGCGCCAGGCGCGGGAGTACGCGGCGAAGCACGGGTCGTGACCATCCCCCGGGCGGATGAACGGCCCGCGCTCACCGGGCACTAACGTGCCGCGTATGACGACTGCACTGATTACGGGCGCGACGGCGGGGATCGGGGCCGCCTTCGCACGGCGGCTCGCGAGTGACGGGCACAATCTGGTGCTGGTGGCGCGGGACACCGAACGGCTGCGGGTCCAGGCCACGGAGCTGCACGACCGGCACGGCATCGAGGCGGAGGTCCTGAGGGCCGATCTGTCCACGGACTCGGGGATCGAGGCGGTCGAGGCGCGCCTGGGAGACCGCCAGAACTCCGTGGACCTGCTGGTCAACAACGCCGGGTTCGGCAACAAGGGGCGCTATCTGGACGTTCCCATGGCGGACGAGCTGACCATGCTGAAGGTGCACTGCGAGGCCGTGCTGCGGCTGACCTCGGCAGCGGCCGCCGGGATGCAGGAGCGCGGGCGCGGCGGGGTGGTCAACGTGGCCTCCGTGGCGGCCTTCCTGCCCCGTGGGACGTACGGGGCGTCGAAGGCATGGGTCGTGCAGTTCACCCAGGGCGCGGCCAAGGACCTCGCGGGGTCGGGGGTCCGGCTGATGGCCCTGTGCCCCGGCTTCGTACGGACGGAGTTCCACGAGCGGGCCGGCATGGGGACGGGCAACATCCCGGACTGGATGTGGCTCGACGCGGACAAGCTGGTCGCGGCGGCCCTGGCCGATCTGGCCCGCGGCAAGTCGGTGTCGATTCCCGACCCGCGGTACAAGGCGCTGATGGGCCTGGTGAAGGTGGCACCCCGGGGCCTGCTGGGCGGGGTGACGTCCCGCGCGGGCCGCACGTACGGCCCCAAGTAGCGCGCGGCCCGGGGCAGTTCCCGGCCCGGCGACCGCGCGGGAACGACCGGGGCCCGGTGCCCCCGCGACGGGGGTACCGGGCCTCGGCTGCGTACCGGGTCGTACTAGTGGGAGTGTCCGTGGCCGTGACCGGCGTCGGACTCTTCCTCGGCCGGCTTCTCGACGACCAGGGTCTCGGTCGTGAGCAGCAGCGACGCGATGGACGCGGCGTTCTCCAGGGCGGAGCGGGTGACCTTGACCGGGTCGATGACGCCGGCCTTCACCAGGTCGCCGTACTCACCGGTCGAGGCGTTGAAGCCCTGGCCCTTGTCGAGCTCGGCGACCTTCGCGGTGATGACGTAGCCCTCGAGGCCCGCGTTCTCCGCGATCCAGCGAAGCGGCTCGACGGCGGCACGGCGCACGACCGCGACACCCGTGGCCTCGTCGCCGGTCTTGCCGAGGTTGCCCTCGAGGACCTTGACGGCGTGGACCAGAGCGGAGCCACCACCGGAGACGATGCCCTCCTCGACCGCGGCGCGGGTCGCGGAGATGGCGTCCTCCAGACGGTGCTTCTTCTCCTTGAGCTCCACCTCGGTGGCAGCACCGACACGGATCACGCACACGCCGCCGGCCAGCTTCGCGAGGCGCTCCTGGAGCTTCTCGCGGTCCCAGTCGGAGTCCGTGGACTCGATCTCGGCCTTGATCTGGTTGACGCGGCCCTTGACGTCGGCGGACTCGCCGCCGCCGTCGACGATGGTCGTGTCGTCCTTGGAGACGGTGACGCGGCGGGCGGTGCCCAGCACGTCCAGACCGGCCTGGTCGAGCTTGAGGCCGACCTCCTCGGCGATGACGGTCGCACCGGTGAGGGTGGCGATGTCGCCGAGCATGGCCTTGCGGCGGTCACCGAAGCCCGGGGCCTTCACCGCGACGGCGTTGAACGTGCCACGGATCTTGTTGACGACGAGGGTGGAGAGCGCCTCGCCCTCGACGTCCTCGGCGATGATCAGCAGCGGCTTGGAGCCACCCGCCTGGATGACCTTCTCCAGCAGGGGGAGCAGGTCCTGGATGGAGCCGATCTTGCCCTGGTGGATCAGGATGTACGGGTCGTCGAGGACGGCCTCCATACGCTCCTGGTCGGTCACCATGTACGGGGACAGGTAGCCCTTGTCGAAGGCCATGCCCTCGGTGAACTCGAGGTCCAGACCGAAGGTGTTGGACTCCTCGACGGTGATGACACCGTCCTTGCCGACCTTGTCCATCGCGTCCGCGATGAGCTCGCCGACCTGCGTGTCCTGCGCGGAGAGCGCGGCGACGGCGGCGATGTCGGACTTGTCGTCGATCGGGCGGGCGGTCGCGAGGAGCTCCTCGGACACGGCCTTGACCGCGGCGTCGATGCCCTTCTTCAGGGCTGCCGGGGACGCGCCCGCGGCTACGTTGCGCAGACCCTCGCGGACGAGTGCCTGGGCCAGCACGGTGGCGGTGGTGGTGCCGTCACCGGCCACGTCGTTGGTCTTGGTCGCCACCTCCTTCACCAGCTGGGCACCGAGGTTCTCGTACGGGTCGTCGAGCTCGACCTCGCGCGCGATGGTGACACCGTCGTTGGTGATGGTGGGAGCGCCGAACTTCTTGTCGATGACGACGTTGCGGCCCTTGGGGCCGATCGTCACCTTGACCGTGTCGGCAAGCTTGTTGACGCCGCGCTCAAGGGCGCGACGGGCGTCCTCGTCGAACTTCAGAATCTTCGCCATGGGCTGTTACTTCCCTCTCGAACGAACTGCGCCCCTCGCCGCCCGGCTAGGTATTTCGCAGGGGGCCAGGGGCGCAGAACACAAGCAAACAAACGTGGGTGAATTACTTCTCGATGATCGCGAGCACGTCGCGAGCCGAGAGGACGAGGTACTCCTCGCCGTTGTACTTCACCTCGGTGCCGCCGTACTTGCTGTACAGAACGACGTCGCCGGTCTTGACGTCGAGCGGAAGGCGCTCGCCGTTCTCGAAGCGGCCCGGGCCCACGGCCAGGACGACGCCCTCCTGGGGCTTCTCCTTGGCGGTGTCCGGAATGACCAGGCCAGAAGCCGTGGTCTGCTCGGCGTCGAGCGGCTGGACCACAATGCGGTCCTCGAGCGGCTTGATCGCAACCTTGGAGCTGGTGGTCGACACGATCCGGTCTCCCCCTTCGGAGATCTCACGGGGTTTAACAGTCTGTGGGTGGCGACCAGGTCGATCCGTCGTCGCGGGTGCCGGACCTGCCCTGTCGCGCAGTGGTGCTGGCACTCTCCAGTGGGGAGTGCCAGACCTGAGACTATGACCGCGATTAGCACTCGGTCAAGCGGAGTGCCAATTCACCACCCGCGCGTGGCGGGCCGACCGGGCCCCCGGACCGTACGGGGGCCGGTGCCGACCGGGATTCCGCACGGGCACCGTACGGACAACGCGGGGGCGCGCCGCGGCGTTCCGTACCTCCTGGACGGCTTGCGCGGGGAGCCGCGGCTACGCGCACGCCGCTCCGAAGGCACGCGCGGGACCCGAACCTCTCAGACGTAGTCCTCCAGCCTGGCCACGGCGTACCCCTTGTCGGTGACCGTCTTCATGACCTGGCGGACCATGTCCGCCATGGACCCCTTCCAGTCCACGCGGCCGCGGAAGTGGGTGAGGATGATGTCGCCGGGGTGCAGGTCCCGGTCCCACTGCCGCCACTCCATGCGGTCGGGGAAGGCCTCCGCGTTCCACAGGGGCACGGCCTCGACTCCGCAGGACTTGGCGATGCGCAGGGTGTCGCGGTTGTAGTTGCCGTACGGCGGCCGGAAGAGGGTCGGCCGCGTCCCGAAGTACTTCTCGATCTTGTCCTGTTCGCCGCAGATCTCCCGCCGCTGGTCGGCCTTCGAGAGCCCCGGCAGATAGCGGTGGTTCAGCGTGTGGTTGCTGAGGGTGACGCCGCGCGCCTGCATCTCCTTGAAGTAGCCGTAGTTGTCGCTCACCACGTAGTCGCTGAGGAAGGCGCTGTACGGGATCTTCAGCTCCGTCATCATGCGCAGCAGTTCGGGGTCCTTCTCCGCACCGTCGTCCATCGTCAGGAAGACGATCCGTTCCTTGGTCGGAACGGTGGTGAAGACCGGCGGCAGCTCTTCCCCGCCCTCGACCTCGAAACCCTCACGGGTGGTGATGCGCGGCTTCACGGCGGGCGGGGCCGGAGCGGCCAGCGGGACCTTGGCCAGCCCCCACTTCTTCGCGGCGGCCGCGCGGGCGGCCTGCTCCCGCTTCAGCCGCTCGGCACGGGTGTCGGCCGCGGGCGCCTGGGCGGCCGCGCCGGGCTGCCCCGCGACCGGTTTCCCCTGCGCGGCCCCGCCGCCGGACTCCGCCGCGCACCCGGAGGCGACGGCTGCGGCCAGCAGGGCGACCAGAGCAGCACAGACCGTCCTGTGCCGCTTTGTGATGTGTTTTTCGTTTTGTCGTACTAGCTGCATGGCGCCGCATCCTGCCAGCCGGTCACCGGCGTCCTCCCGCGACACCTCCACCGGAGCCGCCGCGTCCCCCACCTGGCTCACAATGGACTCGTGAACGCCGCCCTCTCCCCCGACGGTCCCGCCGATCCCGCAGGCCCCACCGATCCCGCAGATCCCGCCGGTCCCGCGGATCCGCTCGCTGTCTTCGCCGCTCTGCGCAGCCCCGAGGGCACGGTGCTCCTGGACGAACTGCGCGACTACGACCCCGCCGGGGAGCTGGCCACAGCCACCCGGCTGCGCCGCTCCCACCCGGCCGGCCTGGTGTCGGCCGCGCTGGGCCAGGCGCGGCTGCGGCAGCGGGCCGCGGCGAAGTTCGGTGCCGAGGACGCGTACCGGATGTTCTTCACCCCGAACGGAGTGGAACAGGCCACCCGGACCTCCGTCGCCACCTACCGCGCCGCACGGTTCGCGGGCCTCGGCGGCGTGCGGAGCGTCGCCGACCTGTGCTGCGGGATCGGCGGCGACGCGATCGCCCTCGCCCGGGCGGGCATCTCCGTCCTGGCCGTGGACCGCGACCCGCTGACCGCCGAGGTCGCCCGCGCCAACGCCGAGGCGCTCGGCCTCGACGGCCTCATCGAGGTGCGGTGCGCCGACGTCACGGAGATCGACACCTCTCCCTACGACGCGGTCTTCGTCGACCCGGCCCGGCGCGGCGGGCGCGGCAGGATCTTCGACCCCGAGGCGTACTCACCGCCGCTCTCCTGGGCGACCGCGGCGGCGCTGAAGGCCCCGCGCGCGGCGCTGAAGATCGCCCCCGGTGTCCCGCACGAGGCGATCGGACCGCAGGCGGAAGCCGAGTGGATCTCGGACGGCGGTGATGTGAAGGAGGCCGTGCTGTGGTTCGGCGAGGGCTTCACCCCGGGTGCCTTCCGGGCCACCCTGCTGCCCTCCCGCGCGACCCTGGTGGCCGCAGCCCCGCTCCCCGCACCGCCCGTCGGCCCCGTCGGACGCTTCCTGTACGAGCCCGACGGCGCCGTCATCCGCGCCCATCTGGTCGCCGACATCGTGGAACGGTGCGGTGGCAGGCTGGTCGACGAGACGATCGCGTACGTCACGAGCGATCAGCCGTACGCCTCCGACTACACGGCCGCGTACGAGATCACCGATGAGCTGCCCTTCAACATGAAGAAGCTGAAGGCACTGCTGCGGGAGCGGAAGGTCGGCGTCCTGACCGTCAAGAAGCGCGGATCGGCGGTCGAACCCGAGGAGCTGCGCCGGAAGATGAAGCTCCAGGGGCCGCATTCGGCCACCGTGTTCCTCACCCGGGTGGCCGGCGCCCCGACGATGCTGATCGGACACCCGGTGAAGCGGCCCTGATCAGTGGCGGGCGCCGCCGTCCACCCGGACCAGCGGCTCGGCCGGCGCCCCGATCAGCACCCGCACCACCCAACGGCGGTGGGCGAACGCCTTGACGATGCCGATCAGCCCGGTCAGCCAGGCGACGAGCCCGAGCCCCATCAGGAACGCCACCATGCCGTACGTCTCCTGGCCCGCCCTGGCCGTGGCCGGGACGATCACACAGGTGTACAGGCCGACCGCGCACAGCAGGTACGACGTCAGCATCCAGACGAGCCCGGCCGCGGGCCTGCGCAACGGCACGTCCCCCACCGGGTCCCGGTCGAGCCCGCCCCATTCCGCCAGGAGCCCGCGCACCCGACGGTCCCTGCGCACACCGAGAGCGACGAAGACGGCCGAGGGAACCAGCAGGCAGGCGCCGACGATGATGCAGACAAGGCCCAGGAACGCGCTGATGACGTCGTAGGACTCCTCGAAGGTGAGCATCGCGGTGCCGACGAACGACCAGCCGAGCGCGGCAAGTCCCGCCCACAGCAACAGCATTCCGAGCCGGCCGGGCCCGATGTGCATCCTGACGAGCTCGCCGAGGACCAGCGCCCTGTCCCGCAGCAGGGCGTCGCGGTCGGGCCAGGAACGCATCTCCACGGGCGGCGGAGGAGGCGGCAGCGGGGAACGGGGTGGCATGGACAAGACACTACCCAGACGGTGAACGGACCCGTGACCCGCTCCGCACCGACTCCCGCGGCGGGAAACGGAATCGCGACAGCCGACGCGCAACCGGCCACACCCGCCCGGCCGTCCCAGGTTCCGGATACAGTACGGCTCGTTTCGAGTCCAACCAGGCCGGCCGGGGGCAGCAGCACGATGAGTCAGCAACACCAGGAAAGCGACGGGGTCTTCCAGCCGCTGGAGGACAGCGATCCGCGGACCGTGGCCGGGTACCGGCTCACCGCGAAGCTCGGTTCCGGCGGGATGGGCAAGGTCTACCTTTCGTACACGCCGGGCGGACGGCCCGTCGCGATCAAGGTGATCCGGCCGGACTTCAGCGAGGACGCGGAGTTCCGCCGGCGGTTCCAGCAGGAGGTGCAGGCCGCCCAGCGCGTGCAGGGCCTGTACACCGCGCCGGTCATCGACAGTGACACCGACGGTGGACAGCCCTGGCTCGCCACCGCGTACGTGCCCGGCCCCTCCCTCGCGGCGGCCGTCGGCGAGCACGGGCCGCTGCCCGTGCCTGCCGTGCTGCTGCTGGTCGCCGGGATCGCCGAGGCGCTCCATGTCATCCACGGGGCGGGCATCGTCCACCGGGACCTGAAGCCGTCCAATGTGCTGCTCGCCGCGGACGGGCCGCGCGTCATCGACTTCGGCATCGCCCGTGCCGCCGACGCCACCTCGCTGACCGGCAGCGGTGTCACGATCGGGACCCCGGCCTTCATGTCGCCCGAGCAGGCCTCGGGCCGTCAGGTGACCGCGGCGACCGACCTCTTCGCGCTCGGACTGGTCGCGGCCTACGCGGCCACGGGCTCCCCCGCCTTCGGTGAGGGCGCCTCACACGGCGTGCTGTACCGGATCGTGCACGAGGAGCCGGAACTGACCGCGGTCCCCGAGCAGTTGAAGGAGCTCGTGACCCGGTGCCTGGCCAAGGCGCCCGAGGACAGGCCGTCGGTCACCGAGGTGATCGAGCTGTGCCGTACCGCCAACAGTGAGACGCAACTGCGCCGTCCGGAGGACTGGCTGCCGCGCGCGGTCGCCGCCGACATCAGCGGCCGGACCGCCGCGCCCGCACCCGACCGGACCCCGCCGCCCCCGACCGTGGCGCCCACCGCCCCGGCAACGGCTCCCGCGACGCACCCGCCGACCGCCCCGGCCGCCCACGTGACGCCGCAGCCCCCGACCGTCACGGCGGCACCGGCGCCCGGCGCGTACGGCTACCCGACGCCCCCGCCGTCCGCAGGGCACCAGCAGCAGCCGGTACCGGGATACGGCTACCCCGTCCCCACCCAGCAGCAGCACGCGCAGCAGCCCGGCGGGTACGGCTACCCGACCGGGCCCCACACATATCCGACGGCGCAGGTGACGACCGCCGGACCCGCCCGTCCCAAGAAGCGCACCGGGAAGCTCGTCGCGATCGGGCTGGCCGTCGCGCTGCTCGTCGGCCTCGGCGGTGGCCTCGCCGCCTACAACCTGCTCGACGGCAACGGCAGTGAGGACAAGGGGAAGCAGACCCAGGCGGACGGCAAGGAGAAGGCCCCCGCAGCGAACACCTCGTCGGACGCCCCGTCCGAGGGCTCCGGGGAACCGGCGGACGACGGCGGGGACGACTCCGCGCCGCTGCCCGACCCCGAGCCGGTCGTCTACAAGGGCATCGACCTCACCGGCGGCTACCACATCAACTTCGCCGATGCCACGGACAGTCCTCTCGACGGGTCCGAGGGCGACTTCGCCTACAGCTCCATCAGCAGCGTGGTCCGCACCAGCGATTCCATGATCCTGTTGAACCCCGGCCAGCAGGGCAGCCTCGACACCTGCCGGTCGGAG includes these proteins:
- a CDS encoding WhiB family transcriptional regulator is translated as MADFSRLPGPNADLWDWQLLAACRGVDSSLFFHPEGERGAARSARETSAKEVCMRCPVRAECAAHALAVREPYGVWGGLTEDEREELMGRARNRLISAHSVATQGPGHT
- a CDS encoding LysR family transcriptional regulator, coding for MIEARHLRVLRAVATTGSFSAAARDLGCTQPAVSQQMKALESSAGTPLLIRTGREMRLTQAGEALVRHASGILAGLTAAEEEVAAIAGLRAGRVRLVSFPSGSSTLVPGALAALRAAHPGTRVSLVEAEPPRSVEMLRDGDCDIALAFRYGVPGGEWDDLVVRPLLADRLIGLVPEGHRLAGADSVGIGELADEPWIAGCPRCRRQLVEVCEASGFTPRIDFATDDYPAVIGLVGAGLGVAVLPELAIESVRPKGARTVMVEPAVEREIVALTLPDLARVPAVAATLDQLSLAAAR
- a CDS encoding MOSC domain-containing protein, producing MKLLTVNLGRPTASEHTQGPDGLTGIDKRPADGPVRVCDPGPRGTGGSGLAGDTVCDLRFHGGSDQAVYAFAREELDTWEKELGRTLPNGTFGENLTTVGLPVSTARIGERWRVGGELLLEVTSGRIPCRTFAGHLGEKGWIGRFTREAATGAYLRVIEPGTIRAGDPVAIVHRPDHEVTAALQFRAVTTERGLLPQLLAAGDALHPEALRQAREYAAKHGS
- a CDS encoding SDR family NAD(P)-dependent oxidoreductase, with the protein product MTTALITGATAGIGAAFARRLASDGHNLVLVARDTERLRVQATELHDRHGIEAEVLRADLSTDSGIEAVEARLGDRQNSVDLLVNNAGFGNKGRYLDVPMADELTMLKVHCEAVLRLTSAAAAGMQERGRGGVVNVASVAAFLPRGTYGASKAWVVQFTQGAAKDLAGSGVRLMALCPGFVRTEFHERAGMGTGNIPDWMWLDADKLVAAALADLARGKSVSIPDPRYKALMGLVKVAPRGLLGGVTSRAGRTYGPK
- the groL gene encoding chaperonin GroEL (60 kDa chaperone family; promotes refolding of misfolded polypeptides especially under stressful conditions; forms two stacked rings of heptamers to form a barrel-shaped 14mer; ends can be capped by GroES; misfolded proteins enter the barrel where they are refolded when GroES binds), which gives rise to MAKILKFDEDARRALERGVNKLADTVKVTIGPKGRNVVIDKKFGAPTITNDGVTIAREVELDDPYENLGAQLVKEVATKTNDVAGDGTTTATVLAQALVREGLRNVAAGASPAALKKGIDAAVKAVSEELLATARPIDDKSDIAAVAALSAQDTQVGELIADAMDKVGKDGVITVEESNTFGLDLEFTEGMAFDKGYLSPYMVTDQERMEAVLDDPYILIHQGKIGSIQDLLPLLEKVIQAGGSKPLLIIAEDVEGEALSTLVVNKIRGTFNAVAVKAPGFGDRRKAMLGDIATLTGATVIAEEVGLKLDQAGLDVLGTARRVTVSKDDTTIVDGGGESADVKGRVNQIKAEIESTDSDWDREKLQERLAKLAGGVCVIRVGAATEVELKEKKHRLEDAISATRAAVEEGIVSGGGSALVHAVKVLEGNLGKTGDEATGVAVVRRAAVEPLRWIAENAGLEGYVITAKVAELDKGQGFNASTGEYGDLVKAGVIDPVKVTRSALENAASIASLLLTTETLVVEKPAEEESDAGHGHGHSH
- the groES gene encoding co-chaperone GroES, translated to MSTTSSKVAIKPLEDRIVVQPLDAEQTTASGLVIPDTAKEKPQEGVVLAVGPGRFENGERLPLDVKTGDVVLYSKYGGTEVKYNGEEYLVLSARDVLAIIEK
- a CDS encoding polysaccharide deacetylase family protein, with the protein product MQLVRQNEKHITKRHRTVCAALVALLAAAVASGCAAESGGGAAQGKPVAGQPGAAAQAPAADTRAERLKREQAARAAAAKKWGLAKVPLAAPAPPAVKPRITTREGFEVEGGEELPPVFTTVPTKERIVFLTMDDGAEKDPELLRMMTELKIPYSAFLSDYVVSDNYGYFKEMQARGVTLSNHTLNHRYLPGLSKADQRREICGEQDKIEKYFGTRPTLFRPPYGNYNRDTLRIAKSCGVEAVPLWNAEAFPDRMEWRQWDRDLHPGDIILTHFRGRVDWKGSMADMVRQVMKTVTDKGYAVARLEDYV
- a CDS encoding THUMP-like domain-containing protein, with the protein product MRSPEGTVLLDELRDYDPAGELATATRLRRSHPAGLVSAALGQARLRQRAAAKFGAEDAYRMFFTPNGVEQATRTSVATYRAARFAGLGGVRSVADLCCGIGGDAIALARAGISVLAVDRDPLTAEVARANAEALGLDGLIEVRCADVTEIDTSPYDAVFVDPARRGGRGRIFDPEAYSPPLSWATAAALKAPRAALKIAPGVPHEAIGPQAEAEWISDGGDVKEAVLWFGEGFTPGAFRATLLPSRATLVAAAPLPAPPVGPVGRFLYEPDGAVIRAHLVADIVERCGGRLVDETIAYVTSDQPYASDYTAAYEITDELPFNMKKLKALLRERKVGVLTVKKRGSAVEPEELRRKMKLQGPHSATVFLTRVAGAPTMLIGHPVKRP
- a CDS encoding serine/threonine-protein kinase; protein product: MSQQHQESDGVFQPLEDSDPRTVAGYRLTAKLGSGGMGKVYLSYTPGGRPVAIKVIRPDFSEDAEFRRRFQQEVQAAQRVQGLYTAPVIDSDTDGGQPWLATAYVPGPSLAAAVGEHGPLPVPAVLLLVAGIAEALHVIHGAGIVHRDLKPSNVLLAADGPRVIDFGIARAADATSLTGSGVTIGTPAFMSPEQASGRQVTAATDLFALGLVAAYAATGSPAFGEGASHGVLYRIVHEEPELTAVPEQLKELVTRCLAKAPEDRPSVTEVIELCRTANSETQLRRPEDWLPRAVAADISGRTAAPAPDRTPPPPTVAPTAPATAPATHPPTAPAAHVTPQPPTVTAAPAPGAYGYPTPPPSAGHQQQPVPGYGYPVPTQQQHAQQPGGYGYPTGPHTYPTAQVTTAGPARPKKRTGKLVAIGLAVALLVGLGGGLAAYNLLDGNGSEDKGKQTQADGKEKAPAANTSSDAPSEGSGEPADDGGDDSAPLPDPEPVVYKGIDLTGGYHINFADATDSPLDGSEGDFAYSSISSVVRTSDSMILLNPGQQGSLDTCRSETRYSTELDVARLVRGTQICVRTDTGHLGLVVVRALPSETAASNYMTLDVTVWRNALKVDES